caatgataatattatagaaaataaatcaaaataaattacaatggataatttaaaatcaataaaatattaaatgataaaattatgatttagaataaataaaatgttgagaaataactttttaaaaaaaagaagatttagacagtataattttattttttaaaaaagaaactaaggTGCTTCACTATGTATACACGAGCAGTAAAGAACCATATccgttttcaattattttagtaGAGTAGTAGTAATACATAAATGGTctccacaaaaaataaaaataaaaataaaaataatgaaacaatatatataattatgtacgTAATTTTAGTTGACGTGTATGTTGATCAAGGATATCTTTTAGtggaataattataataatattttatagagTAAAATCGAATATCACGTCAGAATCCCACTATTCATGAaccatttataaattttagaattcaaatataaattgcaGCTTTGTAAAATGAGCCCATGAATTCCCTCTGGGCCAATCTGCTTACAACATCTTTGTAACTTAAACACACGGGCATTGCCAATCTGCCAACCCAAGTTCAGCAAGAACTCCAAGGAGAAGTTCAGCAGTGTGGCCGAAACACTGGTCTATTTTAATCAACACATGTATTCTTATTCTAAGGATGAAATGAtctaattttacaaatttatcAAGTTGAGAGCAAATTATCGATTTAAGATCATTTTATCAAGCTAGACAAAGGGAGGAGAAAATCgcaaaaaagatcaaattacaAGAAGAGAGACGATTCTTTTTGCAAAAAAAGGTTCTTGAGCTTATGCGTACAGAGAAGgaaattttcataatttcattgaattttcaAATACATAAAGTTCACTTGTGTCCGCCAACCAATAATGTTTCCCATCCAAACACTGCCTAAAAGAAGCGTGTAGACATTACACCATCGAACAAAAGAACCAAGCAACCATTTTTTCATTAGAATTCTCCCCAACATAGAAATAACGAAGTACAATAGATATAGACAACCAAGCAAGCCGCATCTCCTGTCATTTCCTCAAAGATCGAATATGCGAGAAACTATAATCTAATTGAATTTAGGCAACTGGCAAGGGGTGGAGCATCTAAACCTAGTAGTGATAGATGGAACctcaaacaaataatatatctaTATGCCCGTGGACTTTTAATAAATTCGTGTCTTCGCAAGCAGAATCCAGAGAGAAAAGGGAGATGAGATTGCCTAGGGTATCCAAAACATGGTCCAACATAAAATGCTTTCGCAGAACACGGCAATCAAGGGCAAAAACCAAAGCTGTTAAAACAAAGAAGGCTATCGATCTTACGAGGAAAGAATTTCTTAATGGCAAAACCAGATATCATTACGAAAACAAGGGCCATCCAGAAACACAAATTGATATgacaaactaaaagaaaataagaaagaaaagcttGGCGCGTTCATGATTCATAACCAAGACAAGAATGCCTAAAAGATCAGAATAACAAGCAAATTAGCAACAAGCACCTTCTcctattaaaaacatatagagGAGAAGTTCAACCCTAATTTGCAGTAGAGCACCTTCACTGCTGTTCATCACCAGGTTTGGGTGCTGCTTCTTTAATCTCATCAGCACCGTCGTCCTGAATCAGAACAGATATTTCCCATTGTCAATACGAGTGCAAAAAACAAATGGATAGGGATAGTTTGGAATAAGTCCATTACCTGCATGTCAGAGGTCCAAAGAGTAAGATTGTCACGAAGGAGTTGCATGATCAAAGTGCTGTCCTTGTATGACTCCTCACCCAACGTATCATGATACAAAGCAGAATTACATTTGTGAAAAATCCATCATGATAAAGTAAGAAGATTTCTAATCCATgcagaaaaggaagaaattacATATGTAATCAAGATAAAAGGGCGGGCAATCAAAGCTCTCAGCAGTATATAAACAGAACAAATCTAAAaccaaaaaccataaaatcaaaaaatcccAGGCGTAAGAtctgagaaagaaaaataaaaaacctgagCGGCTTTGTAAGCAGTGAGAGTGCTCTCAGCAGCCTCTTTCCTTTCAGCACCAGTTTTAAACTCGGCCAAGTACCTGTGATAATCTCCCTTCATCTTCAAATAGAACACCTTCGAATCACCAGCCGAGGCCGTTGGAATCAACCTCGAATCGAGCAACTTCAAGATCCCGTCACAGATCGAAGACAGTTCGGTCTCAATCTTGGCCCTGTAGTCACGGATCACAGACACATGATCTTCGTTACCACGACTCTCTTCTTTCTGCTCGATAGAGGAAATAATCCTCCACGAAGCACGTCTAGCTCCGATCACGTTTTTGTAAGCCACGGAGAGGAGGTTTCGCTCTTCCACGGTGAGTTCCTCGTTCTCGAGGGAGGCAGAGACTTTCTCCATGTACTCCACCATTTCTTCGTAACGTTCGGCTTGCTCGGCGAGTTTTGCCATGTAAACACTTTCCTCGCGAGCTGATGGTGTGGCCGCCATTGTTTTAGAAAGAGAGAAGATGAAAAtcgagagagacagagagaagagGATTTAGATCTGGTTTTCTTGAGAGGGTTATGTTATACTAATTTTGGTGGGTAGTGGGGTGGCGATGATTGCGTAAGTGAAGATGGAGGGATTTTTGGAGGATGGGATGCGAACCGTTGGATTAAAAAGAGTGACAAAGCAGAGCTCGTTCAGCTGGGCTGGCAGGTTAAAGGCAGCTGGCACACACGAGGATATGAATAAAAGTTAGTTTtaaagtgttttcttttctttttttataaataggggtggttttgattttgaacttAGAAAGGTAGTGATAGAAGGTGCATTTATTAAgtcctttataaaaaaaaatgtttttttattttttttatttttttttatttactttaaattaatattttttaaatatttttaaatcattttaatatgttaatgtcaaaattaattttttaaaaataaaaaattttattttaatatatttttaaataaaaaacactttgaaaaaataattaattattacactttcaaacacttttaaattagATCCGAGGTTAATCTAAAAAGATGAAGTTTTGAATCACATAgctgaaaatgtaaaaaaattatttgaaattttaatattttatatgaaaaaattttaaaataatatatagagatgtagattataaaaaaaaatgaagctcagaatataatatagttattttatattaaaaagttaataaacaattcatgtgaatataaattacaaagaacaaatgaaatataatagaTTTATATCgcatataaaatttaagaaacaatatatatagtgtagattgtatataattttttcatattaaataattaaaaaacaatttatatgaatgtaaattataaaaaacaagtatGAAATGTTGCATGgaatagatattttatattaaaaagttaaaaagcaATATATATGGATATAAGATAAttatctcacattaaaatatatatatatatatatatatattaattcactGTGAATGcagctataaaaaaatatatgagactaaatattcataaatttattttatttttttaggatttattaaaaaaaatgttttttttttttaaagttgggCAATTGCATAACcaagtttttatgatttgaatccaattatgatttaaagataaatttttagttGCTTGAATATCAAGttgatatttgatataaaaaataaaaaataaaaaataaaaaaaaaacctattgagGCATCAGAGTCTTTGTTGGGCTTTGACTAGCATTTCGAGCCGATAAATTTCGGGGAGCTATAAAATTGGGCCCCAAAGCATTTGAAGctcaacaagaaaattcaaggtTCGTGATTCTTGTTGATCACCCCACCTCTATAAAAAACAGAATTTACTTTTTAGGATAAAAAGTATATTTGGAAACGCGAcgagtaaataatattttttaaaagttttaaaaaatatatttaaaattattttttatacatatatttatattattttaacgtgTTGgtgataaaaatgatttttaaaaaataaaaaatatatattattttaatatatttttaaataaaaaatatcttaaatcatcactattatattttcaaaacaccTTAGCCGTCCATTGCAGAAGTATACTCTGGTTTCAACTCTTTCCTATCTAGATATTCGAACTTATTCAACTTGGAGGTATTTAATGTGTTGATCAGGGAAGCAAAGTATACAAAGAGGAGCCGTTATGTTGACTCTCGCAAACAACCTGGCTAGTGTTCCAACACGTGCAgcgaataattaaaaaaaaagccctcTTCTCGTAGTGAATGGCATTTTCACCGAATTAGGACTTAATCAAATTGATGAATATTCGCCGGCTGTTACTAGTTTTATGTACTACAGAATTGTGCCTCCCCCAAATACCTGTTGCGTTTTCCAAAAGccatttctaaattttaatttcaatctccATGCATCTTAGATGTCTGTTCATGCTGTGAAAAAGTGTTTTTAcagcaaattatttttttctttaaattaatattaaaaaataaaaactaaaaaaataaaaaattaggttattaaatgatgaaaaaaaatattggttcaTAGTATCGTGTGAGTATTGTTGTGGTGATTTAGCAACACCTTTTACTATTttgttgaaatataaaattaaaaataaaattaactagaaaaaatgACAAACAAAAAACCCAAGTCGATTTTGATTAACCTATTAAACATGCAACATAGGTTATAAAATCgctataattcataaaaaacaaaattataaaactttacTTCCAACaaatctaatgtttaaggttgaaattaataaaaacaaaactaaatccATAATACTGATATATTACATAactaagagaaaataataaaaaatattataaagcataattccatatacaacctaatattaaagaataaaattaaataaaaaacattgtatataaaaaaggacTGGGTTGTTAAAGGAAATCACCTTACAACAAGATACAAAACAATATTTGCTGTAACCAttccttttaacttttttctcctattgaatttaatttttattttttttgctttgtaaaagtttttaaattgttattgtttttcttgttttatctttcaatattaaattgattaggaaTTGATCTTGTCTATTGAGCTCGGATATATGATTTCAAATATTACGAGTTTTAGAGATTAACCCAAGTTTACAAGGTTCACCTGGGTTTAGTTgggggttttttttctttctataagctcttttttttttttagttctgtCATtcgatatttatttaattggatactagactttgttatttttatttatttgctctcatttgattttttcattggttttaaaatataacccTGGTTATcccaaatctttttatttgtcattctttattaaattttctttggttGGTcttgtaaattaatattttttttattttatcattcaatattaatttcattatgAATTGAACTTCTTTATTCAACTAGGATCAAAGATTTCATAGGTTATAAGTTTGAAACATTAGCCTAGATTTTGGAGGTTTGCTagggtttttctagtttttttct
This is a stretch of genomic DNA from Populus alba chromosome 11, ASM523922v2, whole genome shotgun sequence. It encodes these proteins:
- the LOC118031604 gene encoding 14-3-3-like protein A, with protein sequence MAATPSAREESVYMAKLAEQAERYEEMVEYMEKVSASLENEELTVEERNLLSVAYKNVIGARRASWRIISSIEQKEESRGNEDHVSVIRDYRAKIETELSSICDGILKLLDSRLIPTASAGDSKVFYLKMKGDYHRYLAEFKTGAERKEAAESTLTAYKAAQVFYFSFSDLTPGIYSALYHDTLGEESYKDSTLIMQLLRDNLTLWTSDMQDDGADEIKEAAPKPGDEQQ